From Gimesia panareensis, the proteins below share one genomic window:
- a CDS encoding carbohydrate porin, with protein sequence MKPGVICWTLLSISLIGIAAWAEEPAPLLLSETAGEGSDLLSDSALAPVSYVSEQESCSDSTDECVGAADCGYQCSEDLLSRQYLTGDLFGARSGLAEHGVIADIQLTQFYQGVASGGRRRRFLYGGKGDYFFTFQGEKLGLNKGFSAILHAETRFGDDINTAGGALSFPNSNMLYPLPGQHQTAITGLMFMQALSENFALTAGKYNLLDLWNMIYPNTGRGINGFMNLSLIAPTPIVRTTNLSINGAGAMGLHEGQIQSALLVYDTTNSSTTAGLDDLFDQGAVVLGYGRIFTEWRGHPGSHALLGNWSSRTYTSVDPTSWTVIPGQGVVAAGQQTGSWTISYILDQVVWSDCCNDQRNMRLMSQWMIADGDPNPYRWSGNIALQANGLFRCREQDALGVGYFYNELSGNFKSLVSAVVPVRNTQGVELYYNAALTPWFHVTADLQVLEDANANDDTSVMPGLRANLRF encoded by the coding sequence ATGAAACCTGGTGTAATCTGCTGGACCCTGTTGTCAATCAGCCTGATTGGTATTGCTGCGTGGGCAGAAGAACCTGCGCCGTTGTTGTTGTCAGAAACGGCAGGGGAGGGCAGTGATCTGCTGAGTGATTCCGCGCTGGCACCGGTCAGTTATGTTTCGGAGCAGGAGTCCTGTAGTGACTCTACGGACGAATGTGTGGGCGCGGCCGATTGCGGTTATCAATGTTCGGAAGACCTTTTATCGCGTCAGTATCTGACGGGGGATCTGTTCGGTGCCCGCTCCGGACTGGCAGAGCATGGCGTGATTGCAGATATTCAGCTGACACAGTTCTACCAGGGGGTTGCCAGCGGCGGTCGCAGGCGACGGTTTCTGTACGGCGGCAAAGGAGACTACTTCTTTACGTTTCAGGGCGAGAAGCTGGGACTGAATAAAGGGTTCTCAGCAATTCTGCATGCAGAGACCCGGTTTGGCGATGACATCAATACGGCAGGTGGGGCATTGAGTTTTCCCAACAGCAACATGTTGTATCCGTTGCCCGGTCAGCATCAGACAGCGATCACCGGGCTGATGTTCATGCAGGCTTTGAGTGAGAACTTCGCGCTGACCGCGGGGAAATACAATCTGCTGGATCTGTGGAATATGATCTATCCGAATACGGGACGCGGGATCAACGGATTCATGAACCTGTCGCTGATTGCGCCGACGCCGATTGTGCGAACGACGAATCTGTCGATCAATGGGGCAGGAGCGATGGGGCTGCACGAAGGCCAGATCCAGAGTGCCCTGCTGGTCTACGACACGACGAATTCTTCCACGACGGCCGGCCTGGACGACCTGTTTGACCAGGGAGCTGTCGTGCTGGGGTATGGGCGGATCTTTACCGAATGGCGCGGTCACCCTGGTTCGCATGCGCTTCTGGGGAACTGGAGCAGCCGGACTTATACTTCGGTCGATCCCACCAGTTGGACAGTGATTCCCGGGCAGGGGGTGGTTGCCGCGGGACAGCAGACCGGTTCGTGGACGATCAGTTACATTCTCGATCAGGTTGTCTGGTCCGACTGCTGCAATGACCAGCGTAACATGCGGTTGATGAGCCAGTGGATGATTGCCGACGGAGATCCGAACCCGTATCGCTGGAGCGGTAATATCGCGCTGCAGGCCAATGGTCTGTTCCGCTGTCGCGAACAGGACGCTCTGGGCGTGGGTTACTTTTATAATGAACTCAGCGGGAATTTCAAATCGCTGGTCAGTGCCGTGGTGCCAGTCCGAAATACGCAGGGAGTCGAACTCTATTACAATGCCGCGCTGACTCCCTGGTTCCATGTGACTGCCGATCTGCAGGTGCTGGAAGACGCGAATGCGAACGATGACACCTCGGTCATGCCCGGTCTGCGGGCGAACCTGCGCTTCTGA
- a CDS encoding magnesium transporter CorA family protein, whose protein sequence is MNVRVFGISDNSTLIPLPETTLSASWVQDDIHRWIDIEAATPAELEDLLAPFHLRPEVLAACLTPERSERMMSQKTALYMEVPTHLGWDQSEKPYVSFLCLQTTIITIHRDRLHTIEDVIRDLDGDVPLYANNSSALLFYLLVEIGKQTVNAALRVREAAEQLDQACHQDPAALDPQKISTLRRKISHYAAVHDDHAYCAGVLQTVESAAFSFREQSRFFGETLPLSGLAGQIIAGTADRVSSLQRDYDAIVQNRVESRLQFLTILSAVFLPLTLISGLYGMNFNDLPGMGIKSGYLIVIGIMLATAVFTAGYFYIRGWFD, encoded by the coding sequence ATGAACGTGCGTGTCTTTGGAATCAGTGATAACTCCACACTGATCCCATTACCCGAAACCACACTCTCCGCTTCCTGGGTCCAGGATGACATCCATCGCTGGATCGATATCGAGGCAGCGACCCCCGCGGAACTGGAGGACCTGCTCGCACCGTTCCATTTACGACCGGAAGTGCTGGCAGCCTGTCTCACGCCGGAACGCAGCGAACGCATGATGTCTCAAAAGACAGCACTCTACATGGAAGTCCCCACGCACCTGGGCTGGGATCAGTCGGAAAAACCTTATGTTTCCTTCCTCTGCCTGCAAACCACTATCATCACGATCCATCGCGACAGACTGCATACTATTGAGGATGTCATTCGAGACCTGGATGGCGACGTTCCCCTGTATGCCAATAATTCCTCAGCTCTGTTGTTTTATCTGCTGGTCGAAATCGGGAAACAGACTGTGAATGCCGCCCTCCGCGTACGCGAAGCAGCAGAACAGTTGGATCAGGCTTGCCATCAGGACCCGGCTGCGCTGGATCCTCAGAAAATTTCCACGCTCCGTAGAAAAATCAGTCACTACGCCGCCGTACACGATGACCACGCTTATTGTGCGGGTGTTCTGCAAACCGTCGAATCCGCTGCGTTCAGCTTCAGGGAGCAGTCCCGGTTCTTCGGCGAAACGTTGCCACTGTCGGGGCTCGCCGGTCAGATCATTGCCGGTACAGCCGACCGGGTGAGCAGCCTCCAGCGGGATTATGACGCAATTGTACAGAACCGCGTGGAAAGCCGCCTCCAGTTCCTGACCATCCTCTCCGCTGTGTTCCTCCCCCTGACCTTGATCTCCGGACTCTACGGCATGAATTTCAACGACCTCCCGGGGATGGGAATCAAATCGGGATACCTGATCGTCATCGGAATCATGCTGGCGACCGCGGTCTTCACAGCCGGGTACTTCTATATCCGCGGCTGGTTTGATTAG